The Corynebacterium qintianiae genome has a window encoding:
- a CDS encoding sigma-70 family RNA polymerase sigma factor, with protein sequence MERTDQQLVEAYKAGDPHAFAQIVRRHKPRLAYIARRYARNEQDTQDILQEALFKASRSMHTYRSEAALSTWLHRLVMNTGFDHVAATRKRLRDVSIDDTERVSADVNPLLSHDPTAGVDRAIVLRQAIEALPAAQRTALLLIDVAGLTVERAAREMGVKPGTVKSRRSRARDAVAKAVGDTGARAV encoded by the coding sequence ATGGAGCGGACAGACCAGCAGCTGGTGGAGGCATACAAGGCGGGGGATCCGCACGCGTTCGCGCAAATTGTGCGCAGGCACAAACCGCGGCTGGCCTACATCGCGCGGCGCTACGCCAGAAACGAGCAGGACACGCAGGACATCTTGCAGGAGGCGTTGTTCAAGGCGTCGAGAAGCATGCACACCTACCGTTCGGAGGCGGCGCTCTCGACGTGGCTGCACCGCCTTGTCATGAACACGGGTTTTGACCACGTCGCCGCCACGCGCAAGCGCTTGCGGGATGTGAGCATCGATGACACCGAGCGCGTCTCCGCCGACGTCAACCCGCTGCTTTCTCACGACCCGACGGCCGGAGTGGACCGCGCGATCGTGCTGCGCCAGGCCATTGAGGCGCTGCCCGCCGCGCAGCGCACGGCCCTGTTGCTTATCGACGTCGCGGGACTCACCGTCGAGCGGGCCGCCCGCGAGATGGGTGTGAAACCCGGAACGGTGAAGTCGCGCCGTTCCCGCGCGCGCGACGCGGTGGCGAAGGCGGTGGGCGACACCGGCGCGCGGGCCGTCTAA